One segment of Campylobacter concisus ATCC 51562 DNA contains the following:
- a CDS encoding nitrous oxide reductase accessory protein NosL encodes MILRSIFGSALLASLLFGASANEQTVKMKPMFQSVDPSKATLVGSGEGKEYCAVCGMNLVKFYKTNHVYNGKQVASLHCLYELTEGKIPSDAQVVDTKNLNLIDVNKAFYVVGSSVKGTMTRNSKYAFSTEADAKEFQAENGGEIMNFAKAYEIAGQDFEGDNKMIKAKREDGVYAHGKEFYEANCEKTDPKSFKAISELKAHLKQVCDSKEANKAPEYDKHLQAAALYLWDAPANLGTSNQASKAKQEIKKPERIVVPKGARCAVCGMLVKNSPWATLIKADGKDYYFDGVKDMAQFYFADGKMKDAYVSDYYTLEKLDAKDAFYVHGSNVYGPMGDEFIPFKDEAKAESFLKDHAGKGVIRFDEIKNFIGK; translated from the coding sequence ATGATTTTACGTTCTATCTTTGGTTCAGCACTACTGGCGAGCCTACTTTTTGGTGCCTCGGCAAATGAGCAAACTGTCAAAATGAAACCGATGTTTCAAAGCGTGGATCCTAGCAAGGCTACACTAGTAGGAAGCGGCGAGGGCAAGGAGTATTGTGCTGTTTGTGGAATGAATTTGGTTAAATTTTATAAGACCAATCACGTATATAACGGCAAGCAAGTAGCATCACTTCACTGCTTATACGAGCTAACAGAAGGCAAGATCCCAAGCGACGCACAAGTCGTTGATACTAAAAATCTAAATTTAATCGATGTCAATAAAGCTTTTTATGTCGTTGGTAGTAGTGTTAAAGGCACAATGACTAGAAATAGCAAATATGCCTTCTCAACCGAGGCTGATGCAAAAGAATTTCAAGCAGAAAACGGCGGTGAGATAATGAATTTTGCTAAAGCTTACGAGATCGCTGGACAGGATTTTGAAGGCGATAATAAAATGATAAAAGCTAAGCGTGAGGACGGCGTTTATGCACATGGTAAAGAATTTTATGAAGCAAACTGCGAAAAAACAGATCCAAAAAGCTTTAAGGCTATCTCTGAGCTAAAAGCTCATCTTAAACAAGTATGTGACTCGAAAGAGGCTAACAAAGCTCCTGAATACGACAAACACCTACAAGCTGCTGCTTTGTATCTATGGGACGCTCCAGCAAATTTAGGTACTAGCAACCAAGCTTCAAAAGCTAAACAAGAAATAAAAAAACCTGAGAGAATAGTCGTGCCAAAGGGTGCAAGATGTGCGGTATGTGGCATGCTTGTCAAAAATTCTCCATGGGCGACACTCATCAAAGCAGATGGCAAGGATTATTATTTTGATGGTGTAAAGGATATGGCACAATTTTACTTTGCGGATGGCAAAATGAAAGATGCTTATGTGAGTGATTATTACACGCTAGAAAAGCTTGATGCAAAAGATGCGTTTTATGTCCATGGCTCAAACGTTTATGGACCAATGGGTGATGAGTTTATCCCATTTAAAGATGAAGCAAAGGCAGAGAGCTTTTTAAAAGATCATGCCGGCAAAGGTGTCATAAGATTTGACGAGATAAAGAATTTTATCGGTAAATAG
- a CDS encoding SEL1-like repeat protein — MKKSLFLLFACLGLLNAGYIKEALSAKDDHNKLAQIYEDACDKEKKASGCYNLAVLYSRGDGNVKKDEAKAAMLYEKACDQNFSMACSNLGYVYEKGKGVEKDLVKAVKFYEKACSDNEGCTELGLLYANGTGVTKDIKKAKELYEKACKAGDGIGCSNLGYLYAQGEGVEKDYTKAKANYEMACANEAGIGCDNLGFLYVYAQGVDQNLTKATKLYEQACIYGYEKGCNNYAIMLAEGKGVKEDVEKAREIFTRSCKNGLKEACENLEILGKH, encoded by the coding sequence ATGAAAAAGAGTTTGTTTTTATTGTTTGCTTGTTTGGGACTATTAAATGCTGGCTATATCAAAGAGGCTTTAAGCGCAAAAGACGATCACAATAAGCTAGCGCAAATTTATGAAGATGCTTGCGACAAAGAGAAAAAGGCATCAGGCTGCTACAATCTAGCCGTGCTTTACAGCAGAGGTGATGGCAATGTCAAAAAGGACGAAGCAAAGGCGGCGATGCTTTACGAAAAGGCTTGTGATCAAAACTTCTCTATGGCTTGCAGCAACCTTGGCTACGTCTATGAAAAAGGCAAAGGTGTGGAAAAAGACCTAGTAAAAGCAGTTAAATTTTATGAAAAAGCATGTAGCGACAACGAGGGTTGCACGGAGCTTGGCTTGCTTTATGCAAATGGCACCGGCGTAACAAAGGATATTAAAAAGGCAAAAGAGCTTTACGAAAAGGCTTGCAAGGCAGGGGACGGCATAGGATGTAGCAACCTTGGCTATCTATATGCGCAGGGTGAAGGTGTCGAGAAAGACTATACAAAAGCCAAAGCAAACTACGAGATGGCTTGTGCAAACGAAGCTGGCATAGGGTGTGATAATCTTGGCTTTTTATATGTATATGCACAAGGCGTTGATCAAAACCTCACAAAAGCCACAAAGCTTTACGAGCAAGCGTGCATATATGGATATGAAAAGGGCTGCAATAATTACGCTATCATGCTAGCTGAAGGCAAAGGTGTAAAAGAAGACGTGGAGAAAGCACGTGAAATTTTCACTAGAAGCTGTAAAAATGGCTTAAAAGAAGCGTGCGAGAATTTAGAAATTTTAGGAAAGCATTGA